A window of Rubricoccus marinus contains these coding sequences:
- a CDS encoding TlpA family protein disulfide reductase translates to MPYALALLAALASLVGCAPLASTVAGRLPATGLGEPAPPLALTDVRTGEPLDLAAFEGRAVLLNAWATWCAPCRAEMPALDSLQRERPDRLAVVFVSDEPPELLRAWLADQPTAGVYAHASLEEFVGPYAAVRGARPVSFVIDASGVLRERIVGAETAGVFRQRLDALP, encoded by the coding sequence GTGCCCTACGCTCTCGCCCTGCTCGCCGCCCTCGCAAGCCTCGTCGGCTGCGCGCCTCTGGCGAGCACCGTGGCCGGTCGGCTGCCGGCGACTGGACTGGGCGAGCCCGCCCCGCCTCTGGCGCTGACCGACGTGCGGACCGGTGAGCCGCTGGACCTGGCGGCGTTCGAGGGCCGCGCCGTCCTTCTCAACGCGTGGGCGACGTGGTGCGCGCCGTGTCGTGCCGAGATGCCCGCGCTCGACAGCTTGCAGCGCGAGAGGCCCGACCGGCTGGCCGTCGTCTTTGTCAGCGACGAGCCGCCAGAATTGCTGCGTGCCTGGCTCGCCGACCAGCCCACGGCGGGCGTATACGCCCACGCATCGCTGGAGGAATTCGTGGGGCCATACGCCGCCGTCCGGGGCGCCCGCCCCGTCTCGTTTGTGATCGACGCTTCTGGCGTGCTCCGCGAGCGGATCGTCGGCGCGGAAACGGCGGGCGTCTTCCGCCAGAGGCTCGACGCGTTGCCGTGA